The uncultured Desulfobulbus sp. genome window below encodes:
- a CDS encoding alpha-amylase family glycosyl hydrolase — translation MYEQVSHTLLNDILNRIKPEISKQDLRHFYTRLGANFYGIHSLFQRLYGDREDFEEQAQKLVETMAYQYIKRPQELRDKDLAREKEYNWFLSQQWVGMALYCKGFAGNLQGLKERLYYFQDLGVNMVHVMPIMRCPEGSSDGGYAVSDFRDINPDVGTLEDLQALSAEMRQREILLVLDVVVNHTSNQHYWATQARAGEQKYQDYYYCFENRNVPDMFEQTMPEIFPENAPGNFTWDEDMQRWVMTVFNDFQWDLNYSNPSVFIEMINIILFWANQGADILRLDAVAFLWKKIGSTCQNEREAHLILQLFKDCCQVTAPGVVFIAEAIVAPLEVIKYFGEDAVIAKECEIAYNATFMALLWDAVATKNARLLNQGIKSLPVKLDRATWLNYVRCHDDIGFGFDDRSIVACGYEPARHRKFLIDYFTGNYENSHARGLPFGLNPKTGDARISGSLASLAGLEYALETEDSAAIDDAVQLIILLHSMIMAFGGLPLLYYGDAIGTLNDDSYREDPFKMSDTRWVHRPSIDWDTAEQRNIPGTVEYKIFSEIKRMIAVRKEIEVFSDFNNRELLEVENPYLFVFGRYHLQRANEWVLVVANFSDSPQHLNLEELGPWGGTHRPFIDLFRGERPETFKDSLVIPRFGFYWLAER, via the coding sequence ATGTACGAACAGGTATCGCATACACTGCTCAACGACATTCTTAACCGAATCAAGCCGGAAATCTCCAAACAGGACCTGCGCCATTTTTATACCCGTTTAGGCGCCAATTTTTACGGCATCCACTCCCTGTTTCAACGGTTGTACGGAGACCGCGAGGATTTTGAAGAACAGGCCCAAAAACTGGTGGAGACCATGGCCTACCAGTACATCAAACGGCCTCAGGAGCTCCGAGATAAAGACCTGGCGCGGGAGAAGGAGTATAACTGGTTTCTCTCCCAGCAGTGGGTGGGCATGGCTCTCTACTGCAAGGGCTTTGCCGGGAATTTGCAGGGACTGAAAGAGAGGCTCTACTACTTTCAGGACCTGGGCGTGAACATGGTCCATGTCATGCCGATCATGCGCTGTCCTGAAGGCAGCAGCGATGGTGGCTACGCGGTCAGTGACTTTAGAGATATCAATCCCGATGTTGGAACCCTGGAAGATCTCCAGGCCCTTTCAGCTGAGATGCGGCAGCGCGAAATCCTGCTGGTGCTCGATGTCGTGGTCAATCACACCTCGAATCAGCACTACTGGGCCACCCAGGCCAGGGCGGGTGAACAGAAATATCAGGATTATTATTACTGCTTTGAAAACCGCAACGTCCCGGACATGTTCGAGCAGACCATGCCTGAGATATTCCCTGAGAATGCGCCGGGAAATTTCACCTGGGATGAGGACATGCAGCGCTGGGTGATGACGGTCTTCAATGATTTTCAGTGGGATCTCAACTATTCCAACCCCTCCGTCTTTATCGAGATGATCAATATCATCCTCTTCTGGGCCAATCAGGGGGCTGACATTCTTCGTCTGGATGCCGTGGCCTTTTTGTGGAAGAAAATCGGCTCGACCTGTCAAAATGAACGCGAGGCCCATCTGATTCTCCAGCTCTTTAAAGACTGCTGTCAGGTGACCGCACCAGGAGTTGTCTTTATTGCGGAGGCTATTGTCGCCCCCCTTGAGGTTATCAAATATTTTGGAGAAGACGCAGTCATCGCCAAGGAGTGCGAGATAGCCTACAACGCCACCTTTATGGCATTGTTATGGGACGCGGTGGCGACCAAGAATGCCCGTTTGCTCAACCAGGGGATCAAAAGTCTTCCGGTCAAGCTCGACAGGGCTACCTGGCTGAATTATGTACGTTGTCACGATGATATTGGTTTTGGTTTTGATGACAGATCCATCGTTGCCTGCGGCTATGAACCGGCCAGACATCGCAAGTTTCTCATTGATTACTTCACCGGGAACTATGAAAACTCCCACGCCAGGGGCCTGCCCTTTGGTCTGAACCCCAAGACAGGCGATGCGCGCATCTCGGGCTCCCTTGCCTCGCTGGCCGGGCTTGAGTATGCACTGGAAACCGAAGATTCCGCGGCCATTGATGATGCTGTCCAACTGATCATTTTACTCCACTCCATGATCATGGCCTTTGGTGGGCTGCCTCTGCTCTATTACGGTGATGCCATTGGGACCCTCAATGACGACTCGTATCGGGAAGATCCCTTTAAAATGAGCGACACCCGTTGGGTACATCGTCCCTCCATCGATTGGGATACGGCAGAACAACGCAATATTCCGGGAACGGTTGAATATAAAATTTTCAGTGAAATCAAGCGAATGATTGCGGTGCGTAAGGAGATTGAAGTCTTCTCCGATTTTAATAACCGCGAACTGCTTGAGGTAGAAAATCCCTATCTCTTCGTCTTTGGCCGTTATCATCTGCAACGGGCCAATGAGTGGGTCCTGGTCGTAGCAAATTTCAGCGACAGTCCCCAGCATCTCAACCTGGAAGAGCTCGGTCCCTGGGGAGGGACACACCGTCCCTTCATTGATCTCTTTCGGGGAGAACGTCCTGAAACCTTTAAAGATTCATTGGTTATTCCACGCTTTGGCTTTTATTGGCTTGCTGAACGCTGA
- a CDS encoding UXX-star (seleno)protein family 1 — MSTILIFGKQGUPYTDRARAANPDHVYHDVKQDSQRMQEMLGYSGGQRKVPVIVNDGQVTIGYGGS, encoded by the coding sequence ATGAGTACGATACTGATTTTTGGTAAACAAGGTTGACCCTACACCGATCGCGCCCGTGCGGCGAACCCGGATCATGTCTATCATGATGTTAAACAGGATAGTCAGCGTATGCAGGAAATGCTCGGCTACAGTGGAGGGCAACGAAAGGTGCCGGTTATCGTCAACGATGGTCAGGTGACCATCGGGTATGGAGGATCCTGA
- a CDS encoding MarR family transcriptional regulator, whose amino-acid sequence MRQLGAVVSQNGQNELTELFHQTFRMMARSSRRNCQVPHAQHRVLKLIEEHGPLSQGALLEMLGVRSSSLSEILAKLERNGRIVRRRNEADKRGFILSLQENGDNQQGSNQVHAEQGTDVFSCLTSREREQLRELLTKVIEQNEENRPGRRGRGRGRGRHRFSA is encoded by the coding sequence ATGAGACAACTTGGTGCGGTTGTTTCCCAAAATGGACAAAATGAATTGACAGAGCTGTTTCATCAAACATTTCGAATGATGGCCCGCTCTTCAAGAAGAAACTGCCAGGTGCCCCATGCCCAGCACCGTGTACTCAAGCTCATTGAAGAGCATGGCCCACTCTCCCAAGGAGCCTTGCTGGAGATGCTTGGTGTGCGCTCCTCTTCCCTAAGTGAAATTCTGGCCAAACTTGAAAGAAACGGACGTATTGTTCGCAGACGTAATGAGGCGGATAAACGAGGGTTTATTCTTTCTCTGCAAGAAAATGGAGACAATCAACAGGGGAGCAATCAGGTGCATGCAGAACAGGGAACAGATGTCTTTTCTTGCCTTACCTCTAGGGAGCGTGAGCAACTCAGAGAACTGTTGACCAAGGTGATCGAGCAGAATGAAGAAAATCGACCTGGGAGAAGAGGGCGTGGCAGAGGCAGGGGGCGTCATCGTTTTTCAGCCTGA
- the cobO gene encoding cob(I)yrinic acid a,c-diamide adenosyltransferase — protein sequence MHGYIQVYTGNGKGKTTAALGVSLRAAAAGLKVFIGQFVKGMHYSELDLLPSLPNITLKQYGRGCFIYSQPTQEDYAAAQDGLAEMAQILHSGSYDLVVLDEINIALYFKLFPVEDLIEALKARAPKVEVILTGRYAPQEIIDMADLVTEMREVKHYYEQGVEARTGIEK from the coding sequence ATGCACGGCTACATCCAGGTATACACAGGCAATGGAAAGGGAAAAACCACCGCAGCTCTTGGCGTAAGTCTGCGGGCGGCAGCGGCTGGGCTGAAGGTCTTCATTGGCCAGTTTGTTAAGGGCATGCACTACAGTGAACTGGATCTTCTCCCTTCACTGCCCAATATCACCTTAAAACAGTATGGTCGGGGTTGCTTTATTTATAGCCAACCAACCCAGGAGGATTACGCCGCCGCTCAAGACGGTCTTGCTGAGATGGCCCAGATACTCCACTCCGGTAGCTATGACCTGGTTGTACTCGATGAGATCAATATTGCTCTCTACTTCAAACTGTTTCCAGTCGAAGACCTCATTGAAGCACTCAAGGCTCGTGCCCCCAAGGTTGAGGTCATCCTGACTGGCCGCTATGCTCCCCAGGAGATCATTGATATGGCAGATCTGGTCACGGAGATGCGAGAAGTAAAACATTACTATGAACAAGGCGTTGAAGCCCGAACAGGCATAGAAAAGTAA
- a CDS encoding 4Fe-4S dicluster domain-containing protein, with the protein MGHIASKDIYKQLASRLDQAPIRTPWTPVFEQLIRSLYSREDAQLLVRMPYRPAKLARIAQLCELEPLPLQHQLETLCHKGLVIDIWDGTEYHYMVSPLVIGFFEFTMMRVGPDLPFAAWAELFQGYMFGGKEFLAANFGDGQQVSIMRALPHEGTQAEHVEILDYERASGLIENQSKFSLGLCSCRHEKHHLGHPPCRVPMETCTSMGTGAEFLIRNGLAKPIDKLQMRDILARSRDLGLTLSADNVRRDTGFICHCCGCCCNLLHGIRETGYTGILVTSSLVAKVEHEKCIGCGLCVRACPIEALSLKQSQGTPTGRRTKPRAEVGEFCLGCGVCALKCPTGALQLHPRKQRVYHPEDSFERVLMQSLERNTLQTLIFDNPMSRSHQFMRGLVGGFLQLPLVKQTLMSEQVRSRFLNALRKKANMD; encoded by the coding sequence ATGGGACATATCGCGAGTAAAGACATCTACAAACAGTTGGCCTCCCGGCTTGACCAGGCACCGATACGTACGCCCTGGACTCCAGTGTTTGAGCAACTGATCCGCTCTTTGTACAGCAGGGAAGATGCTCAACTTTTAGTGCGCATGCCCTATCGACCGGCAAAACTTGCCCGGATTGCCCAGCTCTGTGAGCTGGAGCCTCTTCCTTTACAGCATCAGTTAGAGACACTTTGTCATAAAGGACTGGTGATTGATATCTGGGACGGTACGGAATACCATTATATGGTCAGTCCCCTAGTGATTGGCTTTTTTGAGTTCACCATGATGCGCGTCGGCCCCGATCTGCCCTTTGCAGCCTGGGCGGAACTGTTTCAAGGTTATATGTTTGGCGGGAAAGAATTTCTTGCGGCAAATTTTGGAGATGGGCAACAGGTCTCGATTATGCGGGCCCTCCCCCATGAGGGAACCCAGGCCGAGCATGTGGAGATTCTCGACTATGAACGGGCAAGCGGACTGATTGAAAATCAGAGCAAATTTTCTTTGGGGCTCTGTTCCTGTCGCCACGAAAAACACCACCTGGGCCATCCTCCCTGTCGAGTCCCCATGGAAACCTGTACCTCCATGGGTACCGGGGCTGAATTTCTTATTCGAAATGGGTTGGCCAAGCCCATCGATAAGCTGCAGATGCGTGATATCCTAGCCAGGTCACGTGATTTGGGGCTGACCTTATCGGCTGATAACGTACGTCGGGATACAGGGTTTATCTGCCACTGTTGTGGTTGTTGCTGCAATCTGCTCCATGGCATTCGCGAAACGGGATATACTGGTATTCTCGTTACCTCATCGTTGGTGGCCAAAGTCGAGCATGAAAAATGTATTGGTTGTGGACTCTGTGTGCGTGCCTGCCCCATTGAAGCCTTGTCTCTCAAACAAAGCCAGGGTACACCAACGGGGAGACGTACCAAGCCTCGGGCTGAAGTAGGTGAATTTTGCCTGGGATGTGGTGTCTGTGCGCTGAAATGTCCCACAGGCGCGTTACAACTGCATCCTCGCAAGCAACGAGTATATCATCCCGAAGATAGCTTTGAACGGGTCCTGATGCAGTCGCTGGAAAGAAACACTCTGCAAACATTGATTTTTGATAACCCCATGAGCCGGTCCCACCAGTTCATGCGGGGCCTGGTCGGCGGTTTTCTTCAATTGCCTCTGGTCAAGCAGACCCTCATGAGTGAGCAGGTGCGCTCCCGCTTTCTGAATGCCTTACGTAAAAAAGCCAATATGGATTGA
- a CDS encoding N-acetyltransferase → MKIRPLTEELLPKAGSLVERAFSPSRYEVQLFDNLHARERVLYEWACLHRNSVIAYICFTLAYHGDEVCGLHLAPLAVQTQMQGQGIGSELLRFALRQEAVTSHPIFVLGEPKFYQKFGFIPCKEPLCPFDKQNSHFLSLRSNISEPFTVGYEPEFYTATPQDQKVKKKRKRR, encoded by the coding sequence ATGAAGATACGTCCCCTGACAGAGGAATTACTCCCTAAGGCTGGCTCTTTGGTCGAGCGTGCCTTTTCACCGAGCCGATACGAGGTGCAGCTCTTTGATAACCTGCATGCCCGGGAGAGAGTGTTGTATGAGTGGGCCTGTCTGCACCGAAATTCTGTCATCGCCTATATCTGTTTCACCCTGGCATATCATGGGGACGAGGTCTGCGGGCTTCATCTGGCACCTCTCGCGGTCCAGACCCAGATGCAAGGACAGGGGATTGGCTCAGAGCTCCTTCGTTTTGCCCTGCGCCAGGAGGCTGTGACCTCCCATCCCATATTTGTCCTGGGGGAGCCCAAGTTTTATCAGAAATTTGGCTTCATTCCCTGTAAGGAGCCTCTTTGTCCCTTTGATAAGCAAAACAGTCATTTCTTGAGTCTAAGATCCAATATAAGCGAGCCCTTTACCGTGGGCTATGAACCGGAATTTTATACTGCGACCCCTCAAGACCAGAAAGTGAAGAAAAAAAGGAAAAGAAGATGA
- a CDS encoding NUDIX domain-containing protein produces the protein MHHLNPAPGTTIILHTPEGKILVGKRLPTASYGGLWCLPGGYIEFEESFIEAAHREVLEETGLEIEVEGVINVVSNLLDESHHTLVIVLLGRVTGGHESAGDDLAILRWVTQEEHEHIIYAFEADKRIIDVFFAGGYHLLPIDPKAEACIHLK, from the coding sequence GTGCACCACTTGAATCCAGCTCCGGGAACCACCATCATCCTCCACACACCAGAGGGAAAAATTCTTGTGGGCAAACGTCTCCCAACAGCAAGCTATGGTGGGCTCTGGTGTTTACCTGGAGGATATATCGAATTCGAGGAATCCTTTATTGAGGCAGCACATCGTGAAGTCCTTGAAGAAACAGGGTTAGAGATTGAGGTGGAAGGAGTGATCAATGTGGTCTCAAACCTGCTGGATGAAAGTCACCATACTCTGGTCATTGTTCTTCTAGGACGGGTAACGGGGGGCCATGAGTCTGCAGGCGATGACCTGGCAATCTTGCGTTGGGTCACTCAAGAGGAGCATGAACATATCATCTACGCCTTTGAGGCTGATAAAAGGATTATTGATGTGTTCTTTGCAGGTGGCTATCACCTCTTACCCATTGACCCTAAGGCGGAGGCCTGTATACACCTTAAATGA
- a CDS encoding HlyD family efflux transporter periplasmic adaptor subunit produces the protein MPLLDDLHRPKRFQASSCMLWFFVIGLVLFFAWSVFHTVAETTRGTGEVISSSPVHRLRITDGGVLDSLRVAEGDLVQAGQVVALLTKTPGGMVEESTQHLPPKHSIINIIRAPINGIAKNLRMASPGAALFTGEELMQIIPIPEKLIIEAKVHPEDMSAIHSGLSASVTFNAENSALRGTMEGTVSYISADIIKEDGNSKKHNSYRVYVEADCRQIKTISGKLIDILPGMSSQVDIHTGRSTVLDNFLNLLRLPPQGT, from the coding sequence ATGCCTCTGCTCGACGATCTTCACCGCCCAAAACGATTTCAGGCCTCTTCCTGTATGCTCTGGTTTTTTGTGATCGGACTGGTCCTGTTCTTTGCCTGGTCTGTCTTCCACACCGTCGCAGAGACTACGCGAGGCACAGGTGAGGTTATATCCAGCAGTCCAGTTCATAGACTGAGGATTACTGATGGGGGAGTTCTTGACTCCCTCAGAGTTGCCGAAGGGGATTTAGTTCAGGCGGGACAGGTAGTTGCCCTCCTAACAAAAACTCCAGGAGGCATGGTCGAAGAAAGTACACAACACCTGCCCCCCAAGCATTCGATAATCAATATCATTCGAGCGCCAATCAACGGAATTGCCAAGAATCTTAGAATGGCTTCACCGGGAGCTGCTCTCTTCACTGGAGAGGAATTGATGCAAATCATCCCCATACCGGAAAAACTCATCATAGAGGCTAAGGTGCATCCCGAGGACATGTCTGCCATTCACTCTGGGCTATCCGCATCTGTTACATTTAATGCCGAGAATTCAGCACTGAGAGGAACAATGGAGGGCACAGTGAGTTATATAAGTGCAGATATAATCAAAGAAGATGGAAACAGTAAGAAACACAACTCCTACAGGGTCTATGTAGAAGCCGACTGTAGACAAATCAAAACAATTTCAGGCAAACTGATCGATATTCTGCCTGGAATGAGCTCACAGGTTGATATACACACTGGAAGGAGCACCGTGCTTGATAATTTCCTTAACTTACTTCGCCTCCCTCCCCAAGGCACATAG
- a CDS encoding sigma-54 dependent transcriptional regulator, protein MSKTKTFTLLAIDDDPMFLRSLKRILINTPYAITTKTDPQQGIAAMAAKPFDLVLLDLKMPERDGLSVLKELIEHYPDLIVIMLTGHGGVQEAVQAVKLGAADFLEKPCPPNILCKVLAHYYAVWEQRKLTETTTQQAFDFPDLVGESPAIKEMKSLIPRVAVSDAPVLVLGESGTGKELAARAIHHHSLRKNGPFVVIDCAAINESVLESELFGYEKGAFTGADLPTQGLIRAANEGTLFFDEIGELPLKMQAKLLRTLQEREVRPVGSTKSQPVDIRVIAATNRDLEQEVAKGHFRADLFFRISAIPIIQPPLRERSGDIPLLVAHLLHNLSSDRPKEMGGDALRLLQAYHWPGNVRELQNVLRRALALAEEEVILPADLPATLVVGCGCEKECSPENDSLEAYEQSAVENALRKTGNNKRQAANLLGISEATLYRKLKQFGLSG, encoded by the coding sequence ATGAGCAAAACAAAGACGTTTACTCTTCTTGCCATTGATGACGATCCCATGTTTCTTCGTTCATTGAAGCGGATTTTAATCAATACACCCTATGCGATTACGACAAAGACCGATCCCCAGCAGGGGATCGCCGCAATGGCGGCAAAACCATTTGACCTCGTTTTGCTCGATTTAAAGATGCCTGAACGTGATGGGTTATCGGTTCTAAAGGAGCTCATAGAGCACTATCCAGATCTTATTGTCATCATGCTGACTGGTCATGGCGGTGTCCAGGAAGCTGTTCAGGCGGTGAAGCTGGGGGCTGCAGATTTTTTAGAAAAACCATGCCCACCCAACATACTCTGCAAGGTGCTTGCTCACTATTATGCCGTCTGGGAACAACGCAAACTCACAGAGACAACCACTCAGCAAGCGTTTGATTTTCCCGATTTGGTCGGTGAATCTCCGGCGATCAAAGAGATGAAGAGTCTGATTCCCCGGGTGGCGGTTTCCGATGCGCCGGTCCTGGTATTAGGCGAGTCGGGAACAGGAAAAGAGCTGGCGGCCCGTGCTATTCATCATCATAGCCTGCGAAAAAATGGTCCCTTTGTGGTGATTGATTGCGCCGCCATCAATGAGAGTGTGCTGGAGAGCGAACTTTTTGGTTATGAAAAAGGTGCCTTTACCGGGGCTGATCTTCCTACCCAGGGGCTGATTCGAGCAGCCAATGAGGGGACTCTTTTTTTTGATGAGATCGGTGAATTGCCCTTGAAGATGCAAGCCAAGCTGCTGCGTACGCTCCAGGAGCGGGAGGTGCGACCGGTTGGGAGTACTAAAAGTCAGCCTGTTGATATACGGGTAATAGCCGCCACCAATCGGGACCTCGAACAGGAAGTTGCCAAGGGGCATTTTCGAGCAGATCTTTTTTTCAGGATCTCTGCTATCCCCATTATCCAGCCGCCACTGCGTGAAAGAAGTGGCGATATTCCGCTCCTGGTTGCCCATCTGCTGCACAACCTTTCCAGCGATCGTCCTAAAGAAATGGGAGGGGATGCCTTGCGTCTGCTTCAGGCCTATCATTGGCCCGGTAATGTTCGTGAGTTGCAAAATGTTCTCAGACGGGCCCTGGCCCTGGCCGAGGAAGAGGTCATTTTACCCGCGGATCTTCCTGCGACCTTAGTGGTGGGCTGTGGCTGTGAAAAAGAGTGCTCCCCTGAAAACGATTCCCTTGAAGCCTATGAACAGTCGGCAGTGGAAAACGCCCTGCGTAAAACCGGGAACAATAAGCGCCAGGCCGCTAACCTTCTCGGGATAAGTGAGGCAACGCTCTATCGCAAGTTAAAACAGTTTGGTCTCTCAGGTTAA
- a CDS encoding transposase, with amino-acid sequence MIARCPEIFPLEIQHGYRMKDSYVSIRLNIRIRRIEVENTNFTIRPSFVMPYQTAFTKDIDNALFLRKFDIPFWALAHVFGRNASFWYRLESHLGRFSIVGTTIKEPAKLPAHLVADEKHTKIRGKKCYIPTTVAEGCILGVAVTEKADNADLERGYSTFKQEALDLKPKYSPKTVNTDGWAATKNAFGNLFPSICILSCFLHIYIKIRDRSKKKHRELFIEVATALWECFQAPTRRSFSQKIRRLVEAAQYESYPDVILAPLKKIKSNIVDYSMTYKHKGSHRTSNMLDRLMQGMDRHMYNTRYFHGSLEAAEQNIRGWAHIKNFAPQNPKTVKQHAGLKSPSEQLNGRRYHDCWLQNLLISSSLGGFRGAPLNPK; translated from the coding sequence ATGATAGCCAGATGTCCGGAAATTTTTCCGCTTGAGATCCAGCATGGCTATCGGATGAAAGACAGTTACGTCTCAATAAGGCTCAACATCCGGATACGACGGATAGAAGTGGAAAATACGAATTTTACCATACGTCCATCATTTGTGATGCCCTATCAAACAGCATTCACCAAAGATATTGACAACGCCCTGTTTCTACGAAAATTTGATATACCGTTTTGGGCACTTGCACATGTTTTCGGCAGAAATGCATCGTTTTGGTATCGGCTTGAAAGCCACTTGGGACGATTCAGTATCGTCGGGACTACCATTAAGGAACCGGCCAAACTGCCGGCGCATCTCGTTGCCGACGAAAAGCACACGAAAATACGGGGCAAAAAGTGCTATATCCCAACAACTGTGGCTGAAGGCTGTATACTCGGTGTCGCCGTTACCGAAAAGGCAGACAATGCCGACCTTGAGCGAGGCTACAGCACCTTCAAGCAAGAGGCTCTGGATCTAAAACCGAAGTACTCCCCAAAGACTGTGAATACAGACGGCTGGGCAGCAACCAAAAATGCATTTGGCAACCTTTTTCCATCGATATGCATCTTGTCCTGTTTTCTGCATATTTACATTAAGATACGCGACAGATCCAAGAAAAAACACAGGGAGCTATTCATCGAGGTGGCAACAGCGCTTTGGGAATGTTTTCAAGCCCCCACAAGGCGTTCATTTTCCCAAAAAATCAGAAGACTTGTGGAAGCAGCACAATACGAATCGTATCCTGATGTGATTCTAGCCCCTTTGAAAAAGATCAAGAGCAATATCGTTGATTATTCAATGACATACAAGCACAAGGGAAGTCACAGAACAAGCAACATGCTTGACCGGTTAATGCAGGGAATGGACCGCCACATGTACAATACGAGATATTTCCACGGTTCCCTGGAAGCAGCAGAGCAAAATATTCGGGGCTGGGCGCACATCAAAAATTTTGCTCCGCAAAACCCGAAAACGGTGAAACAACATGCTGGATTGAAAAGTCCATCCGAACAGTTGAATGGCCGTCGATATCACGATTGCTGGCTACAGAACCTTTTGATTTCCTCCTCTCTTGGAGGATTTCGAGGGGCTCCCCTAAATCCGAAATAA
- a CDS encoding response regulator gives MKTILFVDDEPNILRGLRRMLHPLKKQWTMYFAESGAEALEIMAEHDIQALVTDMRMPRMNGYELLQEVRKLYPQIIRIVLTGQPDKETYCELMTLSHYFLWKPIRNEDLQLLLEMIRDLDQRLHEPKLLELLGGLSSLPSLPPLFHKLMDLFENQETTTNDIADVVAEDIAMTAQLLKLVNSSFFSLNREILTVHEAVTYLGLEILRHLVIAQHVFNSCNEQERQAFRLDDLWQHSLCTATLAREISEFISDDPTSGSSAYLAGLLHEVGKLILVHHMPNEYAQILRRCEEEGIAQSEAEMDLLGTNHAIIGGYLTSLWGLPHNITEAIALHHGNDDAPEICRLSPILEAVWHANKICNGDMSNSEKYQDIAKKFQHLLHPVR, from the coding sequence ATGAAAACAATCCTCTTCGTCGATGACGAACCCAATATTCTTCGCGGATTACGGCGTATGCTCCACCCGCTGAAAAAGCAATGGACCATGTATTTTGCTGAAAGTGGTGCAGAGGCGCTTGAGATAATGGCAGAGCACGATATTCAGGCTTTGGTCACCGATATGCGGATGCCGCGTATGAATGGCTATGAGCTTTTGCAGGAGGTCCGAAAACTCTACCCTCAGATTATACGGATTGTCCTGACCGGTCAGCCCGATAAAGAGACCTATTGTGAGTTAATGACTCTGAGTCATTATTTTTTGTGGAAACCTATTCGCAATGAAGACCTGCAGCTCCTGCTGGAAATGATTCGCGATCTGGATCAACGACTGCACGAACCCAAGCTCCTGGAGTTGCTTGGTGGCTTGAGTTCCCTGCCATCCCTGCCACCGCTTTTTCATAAGCTGATGGATCTTTTTGAGAATCAGGAGACTACAACCAACGATATAGCCGATGTCGTTGCTGAAGATATTGCCATGACGGCACAGCTTTTAAAACTGGTTAACTCCAGTTTTTTTTCGCTGAATCGAGAAATCTTGACTGTGCATGAGGCTGTAACCTATCTGGGTTTGGAAATTTTGCGGCACCTGGTGATTGCCCAGCATGTTTTCAATAGCTGCAATGAGCAGGAACGCCAGGCGTTCAGGCTTGACGATCTCTGGCAACACAGCCTCTGTACAGCAACCCTGGCAAGGGAGATAAGCGAGTTTATCAGTGATGACCCAACCTCTGGAAGCAGTGCCTACCTGGCCGGATTGCTGCATGAGGTTGGCAAGCTGATCCTGGTTCATCATATGCCCAATGAGTATGCCCAGATTTTGCGTCGCTGTGAGGAAGAAGGCATAGCCCAAAGTGAGGCGGAGATGGATCTTCTTGGAACCAATCATGCCATTATCGGGGGCTACCTGACCTCACTTTGGGGACTTCCTCACAACATTACCGAGGCGATTGCCTTACATCATGGGAACGATGACGCCCCTGAGATCTGTCGTCTTTCTCCAATTTTGGAGGCAGTTTGGCATGCCAACAAAATTTGTAATGGAGATATGAGTAACTCTGAAAAATATCAAGATATCGCCAAAAAATTTCAACATCTGCTGCATCCTGTCAGATAG